The Trichocoleus sp. FACHB-46 region GGAGCAGCTGCCATCAGTGTGGCTCCACCCGCCTCTTCACCACCACCGCCACCACCACCGCCACTCGCTTCTCCATCACCACCGGATGCAGATTCAAGTGGTTCAGGGACCAACTCGGACAACTCTTCTTCCGAAATGTCCGTTGTGACCACAAGAACTTCTTCTTGTTCTGCCTTAGCTTGCTCCATCTTCCAGATATCATTGACCTTCAGGCACAGCCCCACTCCGTGCAAGGCAAATGATCCCACAAGGCTGTAGGTAATAAATCGCTTGAGGGTCTTCTCTTGCTGTTCGCGTTTTTGCAGGACGGTGTCTGAGAATGTCATTTGCTGTATTGATGAGAAAGCTTATTGCAAATATTTCTAGCTGACTTGCCCATCCTAAAATTCAACTGCTGTGCTGTCAATCCATTAAAGGGGATTAACTGGATATTAGGCTTAAATCTGCGATCGCCAGGCTCCCAGGGATTTCTGAATGCTGAAATATTGAGATACAAGGAGTTCAGGGATTTTATTAGTTCTAAAATTATCACTTCTTAGTAAATGCGAATGCTTGACATTAACTACCACAAGACCTAATCTCTTTTGAGAAGAGATGTCAATAGTAGGTCTCTTCTGTCATCGTCCTCTCAAATAACTTCGCTGGCTGAAGAGGTCAGCTCTATTTCCGCGTGAGCTAGAAATGCTAATTGTTGAATTATTTATTGCTGGTGGCATCGTCATGATCCCCTTGGTGGGGTTCTCGATTGTGGCGACTGCCCTGATCATCGAACGTTTGGTTTTTTGGTACCGAGTGAAGCGGCGGCAAAAGCGGGTGATTCGTGATGTACTACGCATTTACCAACATGACGGTGATGCTGCATTGCTTAAGCTCAAACAAAACGCTGACCTACCGATCGCTCGCATTTTTCTAGAAGCTGTGGAAGTCGATCATTTTCCGCCTCATGCCTTTCGTCTGACGATGGAAGGAGCCACCCAAGCAGAGCTACCAACGCTCAGACGGTTTAACTCACTCTTTGACATGGTGATTGCAATTGCTCCTTTGTTGGGGTTGTTGGGAACCGTTCTAGGTCTGATTCGCTCATTTGCCTCGCTCAATTTGGGAAGTGCTGGTAGTGAAACTGCTGTGCAAGTAACATCAGGGATCAGCGAAGCGCTAGTCTCAACGGCGGCGGGCTTAATCGTAGCGCTGTTCACTCTCTTCTTTGCCAGTATTTTTCGAGGCTTTTATAAGCGGCAAATTGCAGCCATTCAAGAATATTGCAGCCAACTTGAGGTTCTGCATTTGGGTCGTTATGAAGGTTTTAGCTCAGTCTCAAAAGTATTGCAGTAGGCGGTTATGAACATTCCTGAAGAGGCGGATGACATTCCCCAAATTAATATTGTCCCGATGATTGATGTCATCTTTGCAATTTTGACATTCTTCATCATGTCATCTTTGTTTTTGACTCGCTCTGAGGGTCTACCTGTGAACCTACCCAAGGCACAGACCGCTCAATCACAGCAGCAAAGCAAGATGGCAGTCACGGTGGATGAGAAAGGAAATGTATTTCTAAATCGCCAACCGATTACGGTTCAAGAGCTACCAGCAAAAGTGAAAGCGGCGATGGCGAACAACTCAGAAGCGTTAGTGGTGGTTAATGCTGATGAAAGGGTTCCACATGGTCAGGTGATTACTGTCATGGATCAGTTAAGAACCGTTCAAGGTGTGAAGCTAGGAATTGCAACTCGTCGTCCTTAACATGGTGAACAAGGAGATGAGGATATGGGGAGAGGATGGCAGGTCCTCGGCTAGGGGCAAGCATCGACCCCATAAGTTCCAGCTTGTCGGTCTGGTTGTGGGAATTGTTCTGTTAATTGGCTGTTTCATCGCCAGCATTACCTGGGGCGCAGCCGATGTTAATCCCAGCACTGTGTGGCAAGCCTTAACGGCTTTTGATGGTTCCACCAATCACTTAATTATCACGAACGTACGATTGCCGAGAGCCTTGGTGGCGCTGCTGGTCGGAGCTGCGTTGGCTGTGGCAGGCGCTCTCATGCAAGGCTTAACTCGCAACCCTCTAGCCGATCCTGGCATTTTGGGCATTAGTGCTGGGGCGGCTTTAGCTGTGGTGCTATCGACGTTTTTCTTGGGAACTGTCTCCGTGCAGGTGCAGGCTTGGGTGGCTTTTGCTGGAGGAGCGATCGCGGCGATTAGTGTCTATCTCTTAGGTTCTGTCGGACGCAGTGGCAGCACCCCCCTCAAACTAATTTTGGCGGGATCTGTGTTGAGCTATCTGTTATTTTCGCTCACCACCGGAACTTTAATTCTCAGCCAGCGCACTTTAGATGAAGTACGGTTTTGGCTGGCAGGTTCAGTCGCCGGACGCGATCTCAACGTCCTCTTACAGATTCTCCCTTACCTCCTGGTTGGCTTCATCTTGGCCTTTGGTATGGGCAAACAGATAACAGCTCTGACATTGGGGGAAGATGTCGCGAAAGGACTAGGGCTGCAAACTGGCTGGATCAAGGCGATCGCGGCAATGGTGGTGGTGCTGCTTGCAGGTAGCGCTGTAGCATTAGCAGGCCCGATTGGCTTCATCGGTTTGGTAGTGCCTCACATGGTGCGCTTTTGGGTAGGAGTCGATTATCGTTGGTTGCTGCCTCATGCAGCTGTGTGGGGGGCGATTTTACTGTCTCTTGCTGATCTCGCGGCCCGCTTAGTCATCAAACCCCAGGAGCTACCCGTTGGCATTATGACCGCTTTGGTCGGGGCTCCATTTTTTATCTACTTGGCGCGATCGCAAGTCAAACGGTAAAAGGAATGCAATGAAACCAATAGAACTGCCTTGGCTAGTCATTCGTTCCTCCGCTTGGCCGCTCTCTTTTAAGATCAACCGCCGAGTGCCACTGGTGCTCTTGGGGCTTACAGTTGCGACGTTGCTGGTCATGGTCTGGAGCGTCAGCTATGGCGAATATCCCATTGCTCCCCTAGATGTTATTAAAAGTATTTTAGGATTGCCAACTACCAATCCTGATGATGGTTTTGTGATCAACACCTTACGCTTGCCCCGCGTCATCGTAGCGTTTTTGGTAGGCACTGGGTTAGCGATCGCCGGAACCATCCTACAAGGACTCACTCGTAATCCCTTGGCATCTCCAGAAATTGTGGGTGTACAAGCTGGGGCAGGCTTAGCAGCAGTAGCTCTGATTGTACTATTTCCCTCACTTCCCGCCTTCGCTTTACCCATTGCTGCCTTTGCAGGTGCTTTGGTCGCAGCGTTGCTAGTTTATGGTTTGGCTTGGGATCGAGGTGCAGCACCCATTCGCTTAATTTTGGTTGGCGTGGGTGTAGCGGCGATTGCCTCGGCTCTAAGTAGTTTGTTGATTACCTTTGGTAATATTGAGGATGTCAGTCAAGCCTTGGTGTGGTTAGCTGGCAGCGTCTATGGCCGAACTTGGGAGCATGTGCAAGCGTTACTTCCTTGGTTGGGTGTGTTTATTCCACTCTCTTTGCTTTGTGCTCGTGATTTAAATACGCTCCATTTAGGAGATGAGGTTGCCCGTGGTTTAGGCGTTCCGATCGAGCGGCAGCGGGGCTTATTGCTGATCACTTGTGTGGCTCTATCGGGAGCAAGTGTAGCGACAGCAGGTACAATCGGGTTTGTGGGTCTAATGTCACCCCACTTAGCGCGTCAGTTAGTCGGTCCTGCCCATGAAGGACTGCTACCAACCGCAGCTTTAGTGGGTGGATTGATGGTAGCTCTCGCTGACTTTTTGGGCCGATCGCTCTTTGCCCCCATCGAACTGCCCTGTGGGGTGATTACTGCTGTAGTGGGTGCGCCCTATTTTTTCTACCTGCTCTATCGAAACCGGAATGCATAACAGCACCTCAATGGAATCAGCACTCACCGCTCGCAAACTCACCCTGGCATACGATCGCGCAACCATTATTCGAGATTTGCATGTAGACATTCCAGCCCATCAAATCACTGCTTTGGTTGGTCCTAACGGCTGTGGCAAATCTACGTTGCTCAAGGGACTCGCCCGATTAATCAAGCCTCAGAGTGGTGTGGTGTATCTCGATAGCGCCGCGATCGCTAAGCTCTCCACCAAAGAAGTCGCCAAGCGCTTGGGCATGCTGCCCCAAAACCCATCAGCTCCCGAAGGTTTAACGGTGCGCGAATTAGTCGCACAAGGGCGCTATCCTCACCAAAGCTGGTTGCAACAATGGTCAAAAGAAGATGAACAGTTGACCGAGCAGGCGCTAGTAATTACAGGGATGACCGAGCTGAGCGATCGCCCTCTAGATAGCCTGTCGGGAGGACAGCGCCAGCGGGCCTGGATTGCAATGGCTTTAGCTCAAAACACAGACATTCTATTACTGGATGAACCCACTACATTTCTAGATCTAGCGCATCAAATCGAAGTTCTAGATTTGCTGTATGAACTGAACCAAACCCAAGGCCGCACGATCGTCATGGTGCTGCATGATTTAAACCAAGCTTGTCGCTATGCAGATTATTTAGTGGTGATGCGGCAAGGAAATATCTATGCTCAGGGTGTGCCGCCAGAAATCATGACTGAAGCAATGGTAGAAGAGGTGTTTGGGCTAAAGAGCAGCATTGTCCGCGATCCCGTCGCAGGCACCCCTATGTGCATCCCGATTAGCCAAAAAATGCCTATGAAACGAGACTATGTAGGACAGCAGCTCTAACCAACGAAATCCCAGGGCAAACGCATCTAAATCCTGGTTTAGGCTGCGAAAGAGTCGTGATAAGTTCAGCTCCTCGTGCCGGATTAATCTTCCCCCAGCCTACTAACTCACTTCGCTGAGCTAAGAGACCTACGCAGCAATCGCAGTAAAGAACATTTACTTCTCAATATTGTAGCGATCACCATCGTTTCTAACTCTACCCAATATGCCGCGTTTCGTGCTTTTTGGGCTCATACGCTGTTTCTCCTTCAGCCAAGGCTTGAGGCCATTTTTTTCAGAGTGCGACGCACCGTCTCATCCGAAATTTGCTCAACCAGGTTCACTTCGACCAATCGATCTGCCAACAGTTGCATGGTCCACTCACCTCGCCCTGCCGGAGGGGCACTACAGGTCGTGGCAACTAAAAAGGCTTCTGCTTTGCCATCGAGTTTACGTTTCCCCCCGGTCGCGGCAACTCACTCAAGGCAAACTCAACACCACCCGTAACAAATTTCTGCCGAGTCCGATGAACCGTCGATTCGCCGAAATGCTATGTGTCGGCGAATCGACGGTTCATCCCGATGTCCTTCGTCTGCGAGGAGCAGAATTTGAGCCCGCTTCAATCTTCTCGCACCAAGCTTGTTTTGATGAGTGAATTGAAACAGTTGCTGACGTTCTTCAGGGGTGAGGATGACAGTATACTTTTCTGACATGAGGAGGGGATTCCTGATTTTCAACAGTTTCCCTGACTTCTCTCTACCTGTCAAAATCATTGTGGTGAACTACTAGGCTGCAACTCCCCGAACTTAGGACTCCACCAGCCTTGGGCTGTATGGAAGTAGACCGCTTCTTTATGTTGACTATTACCCCTAGCCTGAGCATCGGAGCAACGCAGCAATTGCTTGGCTTGACCTGCTTTTTCGTAGGTATAGGTTTCTAAAGGCTTTTGGCAAATCGGGCAAGGATATTCTGTGAGCTGAGATGGCAGTGAGGCTGACGCCTGGGTTTGGTTGCGGGGACGCTCCCACTTACGACTGCGATCGCTCCAAAATAGCACTACGTCTTCACAACCACTGACGCACTTGAGGAAGTACTTTTTCTTGACTTTGCTGCTAGGAATTTTAGCCAAGTAATTTTGGCATTGCGGGCAACGAGTCCGCGACAAGTTCAATGCTTTTTCGGGGTGCGGGGCAGGATTCGTCGTCAGATGTGCTGGGATCACTTGTCTCGCTTTTGTCAGTGCAGGCGTGAAGTACTCCCGATTCCAGGTGGTGAGGTAGGTTTGCCAATCCTGTTTCCCGTCAGCAATTTGGTCTAGAGCCTGCTCCATCTGGGCTGTAAATTTAGCTTCTAGCAGATCGGGTAAGGCATCTTGCAAAAAGCTATCCACTTCTAACCCTAAACTGGTAGGTTGCAAATGCCCTTTGACGACCTCCACATACAGCCGTTGCTTCAGTGTCTGGATGGTAGGAGCGTAGGTGCTGGGACGACCAATGCCTCTGCGCTCCATCACTTGTACTAGCTTGGGTTCGCTGTAGCGCGGTGGGGGTTGAGTTTGCTTCTGCTCATGTGCTGCCTGTTGCAGCGTCAGGGCTTGCTGAGGAGCTAGCGTGGGTAGCTCGGCATCTGCACTCAGGTTAGGCCAATACTTGCTGTAACCCAAAAACTCGATCACCTGCCCTTTCGCTTGCCAAAATATGGAACCTGATTGAGTAACAATTTGCGTTTGCCGTAGTCGAGCCGCCTGGCATTGCGAAGCGATCGCCCGTTTCCAAATCAGCACATATAAGTCGAAGGCATCGGCAGCCAATTCGACCCGCAATTCTTTAGAAGGACGATAAACATCTGTCGGTCGAATCGCTTCATGAGCTTCCTGTGCGCCTTTCGCTTTGCGGTGCTGGGTCACTTTTTTCGGCACGTTGTCTGGGTCATGGGCCTCTAACCACTGTCTTGCTTGGGTACAAAACTCAGGGCTGAGGGCAATGCTATCGGTTCGCATGTAGGTAATCAGTCCCGCTTCGTAGAGAGATTGGGCCACCTGCATGGTCTTCTCAGGACTGAACCGCAAGCGAGACCCTGCCGCTTGTTGCAGCGTTGAAGTGATAAATGGGGGGGGTGGAGTGCGAGTTGCCGTCTTACCTTCCACAGAAACGACGTGATGCGGATTTTGTTGAGCAATTTCGACTAAGCGATCGGCAGCCGCTTGAGAGGTCACGCGATCGGATTCCGGAATTTGTCCTTCTGCTTTTTGGGCCGCATCATCAGGTTGGGCCGTCTCAGCCTTGGCTTCTGTCGGTTGGCTGCGGTAATAAGCTCGCAAACCTTCGGCATAATCGACAAACACGCTCCAATAGTCTTGGGACACAAA contains the following coding sequences:
- a CDS encoding MotA/TolQ/ExbB proton channel family protein, which codes for MLIVELFIAGGIVMIPLVGFSIVATALIIERLVFWYRVKRRQKRVIRDVLRIYQHDGDAALLKLKQNADLPIARIFLEAVEVDHFPPHAFRLTMEGATQAELPTLRRFNSLFDMVIAIAPLLGLLGTVLGLIRSFASLNLGSAGSETAVQVTSGISEALVSTAAGLIVALFTLFFASIFRGFYKRQIAAIQEYCSQLEVLHLGRYEGFSSVSKVLQ
- a CDS encoding biopolymer transporter ExbD; this encodes MNIPEEADDIPQINIVPMIDVIFAILTFFIMSSLFLTRSEGLPVNLPKAQTAQSQQQSKMAVTVDEKGNVFLNRQPITVQELPAKVKAAMANNSEALVVVNADERVPHGQVITVMDQLRTVQGVKLGIATRRP
- a CDS encoding iron ABC transporter permease produces the protein MVNKEMRIWGEDGRSSARGKHRPHKFQLVGLVVGIVLLIGCFIASITWGAADVNPSTVWQALTAFDGSTNHLIITNVRLPRALVALLVGAALAVAGALMQGLTRNPLADPGILGISAGAALAVVLSTFFLGTVSVQVQAWVAFAGGAIAAISVYLLGSVGRSGSTPLKLILAGSVLSYLLFSLTTGTLILSQRTLDEVRFWLAGSVAGRDLNVLLQILPYLLVGFILAFGMGKQITALTLGEDVAKGLGLQTGWIKAIAAMVVVLLAGSAVALAGPIGFIGLVVPHMVRFWVGVDYRWLLPHAAVWGAILLSLADLAARLVIKPQELPVGIMTALVGAPFFIYLARSQVKR
- a CDS encoding iron ABC transporter permease; translated protein: MKPIELPWLVIRSSAWPLSFKINRRVPLVLLGLTVATLLVMVWSVSYGEYPIAPLDVIKSILGLPTTNPDDGFVINTLRLPRVIVAFLVGTGLAIAGTILQGLTRNPLASPEIVGVQAGAGLAAVALIVLFPSLPAFALPIAAFAGALVAALLVYGLAWDRGAAPIRLILVGVGVAAIASALSSLLITFGNIEDVSQALVWLAGSVYGRTWEHVQALLPWLGVFIPLSLLCARDLNTLHLGDEVARGLGVPIERQRGLLLITCVALSGASVATAGTIGFVGLMSPHLARQLVGPAHEGLLPTAALVGGLMVALADFLGRSLFAPIELPCGVITAVVGAPYFFYLLYRNRNA
- a CDS encoding ABC transporter ATP-binding protein, which translates into the protein MHNSTSMESALTARKLTLAYDRATIIRDLHVDIPAHQITALVGPNGCGKSTLLKGLARLIKPQSGVVYLDSAAIAKLSTKEVAKRLGMLPQNPSAPEGLTVRELVAQGRYPHQSWLQQWSKEDEQLTEQALVITGMTELSDRPLDSLSGGQRQRAWIAMALAQNTDILLLDEPTTFLDLAHQIEVLDLLYELNQTQGRTIVMVLHDLNQACRYADYLVVMRQGNIYAQGVPPEIMTEAMVEEVFGLKSSIVRDPVAGTPMCIPISQKMPMKRDYVGQQL
- the topA gene encoding type I DNA topoisomerase — its product is MATKLLIVESPGKVKKLSQILGSDWLVKASMGHIRELAHDGEDALGFDLDHNSVKCRFMARGTRGKETIQQLRSAVKQVKTVVLATDYDREGETIAWHIQQALNLKQPQRVVYTEITPNAVRAAIAQPRSIDLNLVNSGLCRTVLDKLVGFKGSPLLWQLHNGAKSMGRVQSATLHIVCDRERQIQAFVSQDYWSVFVDYAEGLRAYYRSQPTEAKAETAQPDDAAQKAEGQIPESDRVTSQAAADRLVEIAQQNPHHVVSVEGKTATRTPPPPFITSTLQQAAGSRLRFSPEKTMQVAQSLYEAGLITYMRTDSIALSPEFCTQARQWLEAHDPDNVPKKVTQHRKAKGAQEAHEAIRPTDVYRPSKELRVELAADAFDLYVLIWKRAIASQCQAARLRQTQIVTQSGSIFWQAKGQVIEFLGYSKYWPNLSADAELPTLAPQQALTLQQAAHEQKQTQPPPRYSEPKLVQVMERRGIGRPSTYAPTIQTLKQRLYVEVVKGHLQPTSLGLEVDSFLQDALPDLLEAKFTAQMEQALDQIADGKQDWQTYLTTWNREYFTPALTKARQVIPAHLTTNPAPHPEKALNLSRTRCPQCQNYLAKIPSSKVKKKYFLKCVSGCEDVVLFWSDRSRKWERPRNQTQASASLPSQLTEYPCPICQKPLETYTYEKAGQAKQLLRCSDAQARGNSQHKEAVYFHTAQGWWSPKFGELQPSSSPQ